The following coding sequences are from one Symbiobacterium terraclitae window:
- the hcp gene encoding hydroxylamine reductase, producing MFCNQCEMTAHGTGCTKVGICGKDANIQALQDNLIYALKGIAAYAYHARELGYTDPEIDAFFSEGLYATLTNVSFDLNHFLALNMKAGQMTLKAMTMLKKAHTDHFGEMVPTQVPTGTSAGPGILITGHNLKALYELLKQTEGKGINIYTHSELLPAHAYPGLKRFPHLKGNLGAAWCDQKQLFAEFPGAIVGTSNCVQIPLESYKDRIFTVGADRLPDVPHIENWDFAPVIAKALSLPPCEEKPGAVTLTTGFADTNILPMADKILAAVKAGKIRHFFVVGGCDSPGSLGNYYREFVRQTPPDTVVITLACGKFRFNDLDLGTIDGIPRLLDLGQCNDAISAIRIAVALAEALGCGVNDLPLSIVLSWMEQKAVAVLMSLLSLGLKGIYLGPKPPAWITPDVLKVLQEQFDLHLTTTPEADLKALIG from the coding sequence TTGTTCTGCAACCAATGTGAAATGACCGCACACGGCACCGGCTGCACCAAGGTGGGCATCTGCGGCAAGGACGCGAACATCCAGGCCCTGCAAGACAACCTCATCTACGCCCTGAAGGGCATCGCGGCCTACGCGTACCACGCCCGGGAGCTGGGCTACACCGACCCCGAGATCGACGCCTTCTTCTCCGAGGGCCTCTACGCCACCCTGACCAACGTCAGCTTCGACCTGAACCACTTCCTGGCCCTCAACATGAAGGCCGGCCAGATGACCCTGAAGGCCATGACCATGTTGAAGAAGGCCCACACCGACCACTTCGGCGAGATGGTGCCCACCCAGGTTCCCACCGGCACCTCCGCCGGCCCCGGCATCCTGATCACCGGCCACAACCTGAAGGCGCTCTACGAGCTGCTGAAGCAGACCGAGGGCAAGGGCATCAACATCTACACCCACTCCGAGCTGCTGCCGGCCCACGCCTACCCCGGCCTGAAGCGCTTCCCGCACCTGAAGGGCAACCTGGGCGCCGCCTGGTGCGACCAGAAGCAGCTCTTCGCCGAGTTCCCCGGCGCGATCGTCGGCACGTCCAACTGCGTGCAGATCCCGCTGGAGAGCTACAAGGACCGCATCTTCACCGTGGGCGCCGACCGGCTGCCTGACGTGCCCCACATCGAGAACTGGGACTTCGCGCCGGTCATCGCGAAGGCGCTCTCCCTGCCGCCCTGCGAGGAGAAGCCCGGCGCCGTCACCCTCACCACGGGCTTCGCGGACACCAACATCCTGCCGATGGCCGACAAGATCCTCGCCGCGGTGAAGGCGGGCAAGATCCGCCACTTCTTCGTGGTGGGCGGCTGCGACTCGCCCGGGTCGCTGGGCAACTACTACCGGGAGTTCGTCCGGCAGACCCCGCCCGACACGGTCGTCATCACCCTGGCCTGCGGCAAGTTCCGCTTCAACGACCTGGACCTCGGCACCATCGACGGCATCCCCCGGCTCCTGGACCTGGGCCAGTGCAACGACGCCATCTCCGCCATCCGGATCGCCGTCGCCCTGGCCGAGGCCCTCGGCTGCGGCGTCAACGACCTGCCGCTCTCCATCGTGCTCTCCTGGATGGAGCAGAAGGCCGTCGCCGTGCTGATGAGCCTGCTGTCCCTGGGGCTGAAGGGCATCTACCTGGGGCCGAAGCCGCCGGCCTGGATCACCCCCGACGTGCTGAAGGTGCTGCAGGAGCAGTTCGACCTGCACCTGACCACAACTCCCGAGGCCGACCTCAAGGCGCTGATCGGTTGA
- a CDS encoding SH3 domain-containing protein: MKRTVAAALLLVCMSATAEAATLRPIDQDGLNVRSGPGTEYDIVGGLGYDQEAVILGREGDWYRIMLSSGQEGWVAGWFSRVLLEDEVRYAIVDTDILNVRREPALDAPVISRIYQDQYVRLLEMIPEWWRIQLADGTEGWVFAQYVRQATAPPAPGTAPDPGTAPDPGTTPGPSVPVYTEAPAAPPGTVPDIAFAPPRAPTARPGTVAHVTAETGIYAGPNSEARRMDTVRPGDPLQLLDASGGWVRVASPQGRWGWVPGSQVAITDGELRIALGESGWSIERPAPRPAGTPAPTDGDAEVREGGATVYLIPAVSARVVAELEAGEPLTVLEHDSGWVKVRMESGQVGWTRASFLRAVVAEEEQAPDAAPASRGFKVAMSQSAPGVSRLELAAPGATFGQPVLQDGRLLIPFATGVAGERSVPVGNLGVASAAIGPEGLRIDLVGEPRVTVESHLEGSLLISLRPVLSGIRQETVADKGVVRFSLSGATRPEARAEDGQIIVEIPGAVLGTDAVPAGLHVVQHATGVRVVVPSNQPYALKASSDGYYLVTYPPGLAGKVIMLDPGHGGDDGGAVSRSVGVVEKAVNLQVALRLRALLAERGAIVYMTRATDQRVAPETFLNAVDGEPRDQLDLQYRTMLANALGVDLFLSLHHNSGETLSQGTEVYYTSATLNGGRSRELAHLLQQELVGALGTRNRGVFDDTFFVTRNTLAPSALVELAFINNPAEGPRTVDPAFQEAAARAIVWALEQFYAAR; this comes from the coding sequence GTGAAGCGTACCGTCGCCGCAGCGTTACTGCTTGTCTGCATGTCGGCCACCGCGGAGGCCGCCACCCTGCGCCCCATCGATCAGGACGGCCTCAACGTGCGCTCGGGCCCCGGCACCGAGTACGACATCGTGGGCGGCCTCGGCTACGACCAGGAGGCCGTCATCCTGGGCCGCGAGGGCGACTGGTACCGCATCATGCTCTCGTCGGGCCAGGAGGGATGGGTGGCCGGGTGGTTCAGCCGGGTGCTCCTGGAGGACGAGGTGCGCTACGCCATCGTGGACACCGACATCCTCAACGTGCGCCGCGAGCCGGCGCTGGACGCCCCGGTCATCAGCCGCATCTACCAGGACCAGTACGTGCGGCTGCTGGAGATGATCCCGGAGTGGTGGCGCATCCAGCTCGCCGACGGCACTGAGGGCTGGGTCTTCGCCCAGTACGTCCGGCAGGCGACGGCGCCGCCCGCGCCCGGCACGGCGCCGGATCCGGGCACCGCCCCCGACCCCGGCACCACGCCGGGCCCGTCCGTCCCGGTCTACACCGAGGCGCCCGCCGCACCTCCCGGCACCGTGCCAGACATCGCCTTCGCCCCGCCCCGGGCGCCCACCGCTCGCCCGGGCACGGTGGCGCACGTGACGGCGGAGACGGGCATCTACGCCGGCCCCAACAGCGAGGCGCGCCGGATGGACACCGTCCGGCCCGGCGACCCGCTGCAGCTCCTGGACGCCAGCGGCGGCTGGGTGCGGGTGGCATCGCCCCAGGGGCGCTGGGGCTGGGTGCCCGGCTCCCAGGTGGCGATCACCGACGGCGAGCTGCGCATTGCACTGGGCGAGTCGGGCTGGAGCATCGAGCGCCCGGCCCCGCGCCCGGCCGGCACGCCAGCCCCGACCGACGGCGACGCGGAGGTGAGGGAGGGCGGCGCCACCGTCTACCTGATTCCCGCTGTGTCCGCGCGCGTGGTGGCTGAGCTGGAGGCGGGCGAGCCGCTGACGGTGCTGGAGCACGACTCCGGCTGGGTGAAGGTCCGGATGGAGTCCGGACAGGTGGGTTGGACCCGGGCCTCCTTCCTGCGGGCGGTCGTGGCGGAGGAGGAGCAGGCCCCCGACGCCGCACCGGCCAGCCGCGGCTTCAAGGTCGCCATGAGCCAGAGCGCCCCGGGCGTCTCCCGCCTGGAGCTGGCGGCGCCGGGCGCCACCTTCGGCCAGCCCGTCCTCCAGGACGGCCGCCTGCTGATCCCCTTTGCGACCGGCGTGGCCGGCGAGCGGTCGGTACCGGTGGGCAACCTGGGCGTCGCCTCGGCTGCCATCGGCCCCGAGGGGCTGCGCATCGACCTGGTCGGTGAGCCGCGGGTGACGGTCGAGTCGCACCTCGAGGGCAGCCTCCTGATCTCGCTGCGCCCGGTGCTCTCCGGGATCCGGCAGGAGACCGTGGCCGACAAGGGCGTCGTCCGCTTCAGCCTGAGCGGCGCCACCCGGCCCGAGGCCCGGGCGGAGGACGGCCAGATCATCGTGGAGATCCCCGGCGCGGTGCTGGGCACGGACGCGGTGCCGGCCGGCCTGCACGTGGTGCAGCACGCCACCGGCGTACGGGTGGTGGTCCCCTCCAACCAGCCGTATGCGCTCAAGGCGTCGAGCGACGGCTACTACCTGGTCACCTATCCGCCCGGGCTCGCCGGCAAGGTGATCATGCTGGACCCGGGCCACGGCGGCGACGACGGCGGCGCGGTCAGCCGGAGCGTCGGCGTGGTGGAGAAGGCGGTCAACCTGCAGGTGGCGCTGCGGCTGCGGGCGCTGCTGGCGGAGCGGGGCGCCATCGTGTACATGACCCGGGCCACCGACCAGCGGGTGGCGCCTGAGACCTTCCTGAACGCCGTCGACGGGGAGCCGCGTGACCAGCTCGACCTCCAGTACCGCACGATGCTGGCCAACGCCCTGGGCGTCGACCTGTTCCTCTCGCTGCACCACAACTCGGGCGAGACGCTCTCGCAGGGCACCGAGGTCTACTACACCAGTGCGACGCTCAACGGCGGCCGTTCCCGGGAACTGGCCCACCTGCTGCAGCAGGAGCTGGTGGGCGCCCTGGGCACCCGGAACCGGGGCGTCTTCGACGACACCTTCTTCGTCACCCGCAACACCCTGGCCCCGTCGGCGCTGGTGGAGCTGGCGTTCATCAACAACCCCGCCGAGGGACCCCGCACCGTCGATCCCGCCTTCCAAGAGGCGGCGGCCCGTGCGATCGTCTGGGCGCTGGAGCAGTTCTACGCGGCGCGGTAG
- a CDS encoding pyridoxal phosphate-dependent aminotransferase, producing MRLSARARNLTPSPTMAIDAKSKQMLADGVDVVNFSVGEPDFDTPESIKAAGIAAIQQGKTKYTPAAGTLELRKAICEKLARENGLQYTPDQIVVSNGGKQSLYNAYQVLLDPGEEVIIQAPYWVSYPEIVRLAGGVPVVVETDESTGFRMTADMIREKLTTRTRVINLNSPSNPTGAVLSRKELAEIAALAVERDLIIVTDEIYERLLYDGAEHVSIATFGEEVRKRTITVNGLSKAYSMTGWRIGYTASERIFAKAMGDLQSQSTSGPSSISQAAAVEALRGTQEPVEQMRQEFDRRRRHMMTRLNSLPGFSVKVAPEGAFYLFPNVSGLFGQTIAGRRITSSDDLAEVILERAHVAVVPGTGFGAPNYIRFSYATSMERIDEGLDRIARLLAEG from the coding sequence ATGCGTCTGTCAGCCCGGGCCCGGAACCTGACGCCGTCGCCGACCATGGCGATCGACGCCAAGTCGAAGCAGATGCTTGCCGACGGGGTCGATGTGGTCAACTTCTCGGTAGGGGAACCCGACTTCGACACGCCGGAGTCGATCAAGGCCGCAGGTATCGCCGCCATCCAACAGGGTAAGACCAAGTACACCCCTGCCGCAGGAACGCTTGAGTTGCGCAAGGCCATCTGTGAGAAGCTCGCGCGGGAGAACGGCCTCCAGTACACCCCCGACCAGATCGTGGTCTCCAACGGAGGCAAGCAGTCGCTCTACAACGCCTACCAGGTGCTGCTCGATCCCGGCGAGGAGGTCATCATCCAGGCGCCGTACTGGGTCTCGTACCCGGAGATCGTGCGCCTGGCCGGCGGCGTTCCCGTGGTGGTGGAGACGGACGAGTCCACCGGCTTCCGCATGACGGCGGACATGATCCGGGAGAAGCTGACCACCCGCACCCGGGTCATCAACCTGAACAGCCCCAGCAACCCCACCGGCGCCGTGCTCTCCCGGAAGGAGCTCGCGGAGATCGCCGCGCTGGCGGTGGAGCGGGACCTGATCATCGTGACCGACGAGATCTACGAGAGGCTGCTCTACGACGGCGCTGAGCACGTCTCCATCGCCACCTTCGGCGAGGAGGTCAGGAAGCGGACCATCACCGTCAACGGCCTCTCGAAGGCATACTCCATGACGGGCTGGCGCATCGGCTACACCGCGTCGGAGCGCATCTTCGCCAAGGCGATGGGCGACCTGCAGTCGCAGTCGACCTCCGGCCCCTCCTCGATCTCCCAGGCGGCGGCGGTGGAGGCGCTGCGGGGCACCCAGGAGCCCGTCGAGCAGATGCGGCAGGAGTTCGACCGCCGCCGCAGGCACATGATGACGCGGCTGAACAGCCTGCCGGGCTTCTCCGTGAAGGTGGCCCCCGAGGGCGCGTTCTACCTGTTCCCCAACGTATCCGGCCTCTTCGGCCAGACCATCGCCGGGCGGCGGATCACGTCGTCCGACGACCTGGCCGAGGTCATCCTGGAGCGGGCCCACGTGGCCGTCGTGCCGGGTACGGGCTTCGGCGCTCCCAACTACATTCGCTTCTCCTATGCCACTTCAATGGAACGGATTGACGAGGGGCTTGACCGCATCGCCAGGCTGCTCGCCGAGGGGTGA
- the murD gene encoding UDP-N-acetylmuramoyl-L-alanine--D-glutamate ligase, translated as MDLQGRVAVVGVGVSNMALIRYLVSKGVSVTACDRHPAERLGDRAGELSRLGVRLVTGEAYLAPLAEHDLIFLTPGMPKHLPEIEAARRRGAVIAGEIGLVLDLCRAPVIGVTGSAGKTTTTTLIGEIMRVSGRQTYVGGNIGTVLIEKVEAIPPEAIVVLELSSFQLQLVQRSPHISVITNISPNHLDVHATMEEYVAAKKAIFRHQSPRDWLVLNADDPLVRSFAAEARSRVVLFSRRADPGGRDAAFIRDGQVVWRRDGQELPTLLLEEIKLPGLHNQENILAAMAACYLAGAPLSAVREVMTQFTGVEHRIEPVRVLDGVKWYNDSKATSPAEAVAALSTLPAPIVLIAGGSDKGIPFDPIAPLVAEKVKYLILTGPTAPKIEEAVRRGGYAGPVHRAADMAEAVALARAAAAPGDTVVLSPACASFDAYRNFEERGRHFKSLVEALQ; from the coding sequence ATGGATCTGCAGGGGCGTGTGGCAGTCGTGGGTGTCGGGGTCTCCAACATGGCGCTGATCCGCTACCTCGTGTCCAAGGGGGTCAGCGTCACGGCCTGCGACCGGCACCCCGCCGAGCGGCTCGGGGACCGGGCCGGGGAGCTGAGCCGGCTCGGGGTGCGCCTGGTGACCGGCGAGGCGTACCTGGCGCCCCTGGCGGAGCACGACCTGATTTTCCTCACCCCCGGCATGCCCAAGCACCTGCCCGAGATCGAGGCCGCCCGCCGGCGCGGGGCGGTGATCGCCGGCGAAATCGGCCTTGTGCTGGACCTGTGCCGCGCCCCGGTGATCGGGGTGACGGGCAGCGCGGGCAAGACGACCACCACCACGCTGATCGGCGAGATCATGCGGGTCTCCGGACGCCAGACCTACGTGGGCGGGAACATCGGCACCGTGCTGATCGAGAAGGTGGAGGCCATCCCGCCCGAGGCCATCGTGGTGCTGGAGCTCTCCTCGTTCCAGCTGCAGCTGGTGCAGCGCTCGCCGCACATCTCGGTCATCACCAACATCAGCCCCAACCACCTGGACGTGCACGCCACCATGGAGGAGTACGTCGCGGCCAAGAAGGCGATCTTCCGCCACCAGTCGCCGCGCGACTGGCTGGTGCTCAACGCCGACGACCCCCTGGTGCGGTCGTTCGCCGCAGAGGCCCGGAGCCGCGTGGTGCTCTTCAGCCGCCGGGCGGACCCCGGCGGCCGGGACGCGGCCTTCATCCGGGACGGCCAGGTGGTCTGGCGCCGGGACGGCCAGGAGCTGCCGACGCTGCTCCTGGAGGAGATCAAGCTGCCCGGCCTGCACAACCAGGAGAACATCCTGGCAGCCATGGCCGCCTGCTACCTCGCCGGTGCGCCGCTCTCGGCCGTGCGCGAGGTCATGACCCAGTTCACCGGCGTGGAGCACCGCATCGAGCCGGTGCGGGTGCTGGACGGGGTCAAGTGGTACAACGACTCCAAGGCCACCTCGCCCGCGGAGGCGGTGGCGGCGCTCTCCACGCTGCCCGCGCCCATCGTGCTCATCGCCGGGGGCTCGGACAAGGGCATCCCCTTTGACCCCATCGCGCCGCTGGTGGCCGAGAAGGTGAAGTACCTCATCCTCACGGGACCCACCGCCCCCAAGATCGAGGAGGCGGTGCGCAGGGGCGGCTACGCCGGACCGGTCCACCGCGCGGCCGACATGGCCGAGGCGGTGGCGCTGGCCCGGGCCGCCGCCGCCCCGGGTGACACGGTGGTGCTATCGCCCGCCTGCGCCTCGTTCGACGCCTACCGGAACTTCGAGGAGCGCGGGCGCCACTTCAAGTCGCTGGTGGAGGCCTTGCAGTGA
- the dinB gene encoding DNA polymerase IV yields MRKDLWVIHLDMDAFFAAVEQRDNPRLRGKPVIVGGSPNSRGVVSTCSYEARRFGVRSAMPSREALRLCPHAVFIRPNHAKYSEVGRQVRAIMRRFTDVIQPLSIDEAFLDVSGQDAVRVARELKEAIRSELKLTGSAGVSYCKFLAKLASDMEKPDGLTVITWERAQELLPTLPVRKLWGVGPASEQALNALGIFTCGDLLAYDPETLRKHFGKRADELVQLARGIDPRPVVPHREAKSIGEENTFPVDQTDREYLAGLLERYADDLARELQRQGLAARTVTVKIKWNVFVEGGARGGDFLQITRSQTLPMPTDDARTIGRAAREIFTRVEWEGRKIRLLGLSVHNLVKRGELVQAYLPI; encoded by the coding sequence GTGAGGAAAGACCTCTGGGTGATCCACCTGGACATGGACGCGTTCTTCGCCGCGGTGGAGCAGCGGGACAACCCGCGCCTCCGGGGCAAGCCCGTCATCGTGGGCGGCTCCCCGAACTCCCGGGGCGTCGTCTCCACGTGCTCCTACGAGGCGCGCCGCTTCGGGGTGCGCTCGGCCATGCCCTCCCGGGAGGCTCTGCGGCTCTGCCCGCACGCCGTATTCATCCGGCCCAACCACGCCAAGTACAGCGAGGTGGGCCGGCAGGTTCGCGCCATTATGCGCCGGTTCACCGACGTGATCCAGCCGCTCTCCATCGACGAGGCGTTCCTGGACGTGTCGGGGCAGGACGCGGTGCGGGTGGCGCGGGAGCTCAAGGAGGCCATCCGGTCGGAGCTGAAGCTCACCGGCTCGGCCGGCGTCTCCTACTGCAAGTTCCTGGCCAAGCTGGCCTCCGACATGGAGAAGCCCGACGGCCTCACCGTCATCACCTGGGAGCGGGCGCAGGAGCTGCTGCCGACCCTGCCCGTGCGGAAGCTCTGGGGGGTGGGCCCGGCCAGCGAGCAGGCGCTGAACGCCCTGGGCATCTTCACCTGCGGCGACCTCCTGGCCTACGACCCGGAGACGCTGCGCAAGCACTTCGGCAAGCGGGCCGACGAGCTGGTGCAGCTGGCCCGGGGCATCGACCCCCGTCCGGTGGTGCCCCACCGGGAGGCCAAGTCCATCGGCGAGGAGAACACCTTCCCCGTCGACCAGACCGACCGGGAGTACCTGGCAGGGCTCCTGGAGCGCTACGCCGACGACCTGGCCCGGGAGCTGCAGCGCCAGGGGCTGGCGGCCCGCACGGTGACGGTGAAGATCAAGTGGAACGTGTTCGTCGAGGGCGGGGCCAGGGGCGGCGACTTCCTGCAGATCACCCGCAGCCAGACGCTGCCCATGCCCACCGACGACGCCCGCACCATCGGCCGTGCGGCCCGGGAGATCTTCACCCGGGTGGAGTGGGAGGGGCGGAAGATCCGCCTGCTTGGGCTTTCGGTGCACAACCTCGTGAAGCGGGGGGAACTGGTGCAGGCGTATCTGCCCATCTAG
- a CDS encoding GNAT family N-acetyltransferase, with product MLTETQQAEVAALQQAVEAHDGIALKLNWDILRRADRTDPDFLRYQDGRLVGFLGVYAFGSEVEVCGMVHPEARRQGHFQALYDQAMAYCREAGFTEILLNTPSASRSGQAFLRRQGARYAFTEHQMKWMGAAVPAPVPGLLRPAAPEDLETQVRLDVEAFGMSEADARSANTELLQDADTTAYMVMHEGATVGKLRVQRSGSEAWIYGFAILPRFQGRGIGRRVLETVVADCASQGCDVFLEVEAKNDRALHLYTSVGFQVLRGQDYYTPG from the coding sequence ATGCTCACTGAAACGCAGCAGGCAGAAGTTGCGGCACTGCAGCAGGCGGTTGAGGCGCACGACGGCATCGCCCTGAAGCTCAACTGGGACATCCTGAGGCGGGCCGACCGCACCGACCCGGACTTCCTGCGATACCAGGACGGCCGCCTCGTCGGCTTCCTCGGCGTCTACGCCTTCGGATCCGAGGTTGAGGTGTGCGGCATGGTTCACCCGGAGGCGCGGCGCCAGGGCCACTTCCAGGCGCTCTACGACCAGGCCATGGCCTACTGCCGTGAGGCCGGCTTCACGGAGATCCTGCTGAACACCCCCTCGGCCTCCCGGTCCGGACAGGCCTTCCTGCGCCGGCAGGGCGCCAGGTATGCGTTCACCGAGCATCAGATGAAGTGGATGGGCGCGGCCGTGCCGGCGCCAGTTCCGGGCCTCCTCCGGCCGGCCGCGCCCGAAGACCTGGAGACGCAGGTCCGCCTCGACGTGGAGGCGTTCGGCATGAGCGAGGCCGACGCCCGCAGCGCCAACACGGAGTTGCTTCAGGATGCAGACACGACTGCGTACATGGTCATGCACGAGGGAGCGACCGTTGGGAAACTCCGGGTTCAGCGGAGCGGATCCGAGGCCTGGATCTACGGCTTCGCGATCCTTCCCCGCTTCCAGGGCCGCGGCATCGGGCGGCGCGTGCTCGAAACCGTCGTCGCCGACTGCGCGTCCCAGGGCTGCGATGTGTTCCTGGAGGTGGAGGCGAAGAACGACCGGGCGCTGCACCTGTACACGTCAGTCGGGTTCCAGGTCCTGCGGGGGCAGGATTACTACACGCCCGGGTAG
- a CDS encoding alpha/beta fold hydrolase has translation MQERTAGIQEGTTATQETEERSAHVWDMTPAAPRLQERTVPVRGGTLHYFTNGRPGRPLFFLHGAGLDHRMFAPQYPAFDPEYALFAWDARGHGRSAGVQGFSVDLLVADLLAVMDREGIARATLIGQSMGGNLAQEVAMRHPDRVEALVVIDATRNSQRLRAWEAASLRLAAPLLRLTPFDWLVEGSAWACSRRPEVQQYVRECMRHVGKARFCEVMVRVFDFVAYRPELRCPERTLLICGAEDRTGNIRKSMTAWAREEGLEFHMLPGARHNANQDAPEETNRIIREFLRGRS, from the coding sequence GTGCAGGAGCGAACGGCTGGCATACAGGAAGGGACCACGGCCACGCAGGAAACGGAGGAACGTAGCGCCCACGTATGGGACATGACCCCGGCTGCGCCACGCTTGCAGGAGCGCACCGTCCCGGTCCGGGGCGGGACCCTCCACTACTTCACCAACGGCCGGCCCGGAAGGCCCCTCTTCTTCCTCCACGGCGCCGGGCTGGACCACCGCATGTTCGCCCCACAGTATCCGGCCTTCGACCCGGAGTACGCCCTGTTCGCCTGGGACGCCCGCGGCCACGGCCGCTCCGCCGGGGTGCAGGGCTTCTCGGTGGACCTGCTCGTGGCGGACCTGCTGGCGGTGATGGACCGCGAGGGGATCGCCCGGGCGACCCTCATCGGCCAGTCGATGGGCGGCAACCTGGCCCAGGAGGTGGCGATGCGCCATCCGGACCGGGTGGAGGCTCTGGTGGTCATCGACGCCACACGCAACAGCCAGCGGCTCCGGGCGTGGGAGGCGGCCAGCCTCCGCCTGGCCGCGCCGCTCCTCAGGCTCACGCCGTTCGACTGGCTGGTGGAAGGGTCGGCGTGGGCGTGCTCCCGCCGCCCCGAGGTGCAGCAGTACGTGCGGGAGTGCATGCGTCACGTCGGCAAGGCCCGCTTCTGCGAGGTGATGGTGCGGGTCTTCGACTTTGTGGCCTACCGGCCCGAGCTGCGCTGCCCCGAGCGCACCCTGCTGATCTGCGGCGCGGAGGACCGCACGGGCAACATCCGGAAGTCGATGACCGCCTGGGCCCGGGAGGAGGGCCTGGAGTTTCACATGCTGCCCGGCGCCCGGCACAACGCCAACCAGGATGCGCCGGAGGAGACCAACCGGATCATCCGGGAGTTCCTGCGCGGAAGGTCATAG
- a CDS encoding GNAT family N-acetyltransferase, producing the protein MVPVLKGARVVLRPPREQDKQDRLACGRSAEYIRMVGGDHRRVAPLTPEQVDRWYERLLAEPMERVIDLGGRCIGTARLNSLNEHERRARCAIGIFDPSAWGKGYGTEATNLVLQYAFETLRLHRVDLRVLACNHRAIACYEKCGFVREGVEREGALIAGRWESDVIMSILEQEYRQRRQRG; encoded by the coding sequence ATGGTCCCCGTTTTGAAAGGCGCCCGGGTGGTACTGCGCCCTCCCCGGGAGCAGGACAAGCAGGACCGGCTCGCCTGCGGGCGCAGCGCCGAGTACATCCGGATGGTCGGGGGCGACCACCGACGCGTGGCGCCGCTCACCCCCGAGCAGGTGGACCGCTGGTACGAGCGTCTCCTGGCCGAGCCGATGGAGCGGGTCATCGATCTCGGTGGCCGGTGCATCGGCACGGCGCGGCTGAACTCCCTGAACGAGCACGAGCGGCGGGCCCGCTGCGCCATCGGCATCTTCGACCCGTCAGCGTGGGGAAAGGGGTACGGGACGGAGGCCACGAACCTCGTGCTCCAGTATGCCTTCGAGACGCTGCGCCTCCACCGGGTCGACCTGCGGGTGCTGGCCTGCAACCATCGGGCCATCGCCTGCTACGAGAAGTGCGGGTTCGTCCGGGAAGGGGTCGAGCGCGAGGGTGCGCTTATCGCCGGTCGTTGGGAGAGCGACGTGATCATGAGCATCCTGGAGCAGGAGTACCGGCAGCGCAGGCAGCGGGGCTAA
- a CDS encoding S8 family peptidase, producing the protein MGRSVWQSPPWHIRRTGFPEAWRLVRLRRKRRTPVEVGLLDSGVDLKHPYLKDLLGPGINLLSPGRPPHDEHGHGTHIAGILAVAAGALHRERAIWPPPLRIRPVKIFDRRGYGRISDIVAGLRWCLEQGCEIVNLSFGTDRRCSEQLAETIRLLERHGTLLVGAAGNDGRGGGVDYPGSYPEVLAVAACNRRDRLARFSSRGPEVDLVAPGAGLFSLLPGGSFGYMSGTSMAAPHVTAAAALLLQVRPGLRPAAIREHLKATAEWLPEIPISAQGAGLLRVDRLLRAEV; encoded by the coding sequence ATGGGACGATCGGTGTGGCAGTCTCCCCCGTGGCACATCCGGCGGACCGGCTTCCCCGAGGCCTGGCGGCTGGTGCGCCTCAGACGCAAGCGCCGGACGCCGGTCGAGGTGGGGCTGCTGGACAGCGGCGTCGACCTGAAGCATCCGTATCTGAAGGATCTCCTCGGTCCCGGCATCAACCTCCTCTCCCCCGGCAGACCGCCCCACGACGAGCACGGCCACGGCACCCACATCGCGGGCATCCTGGCCGTCGCCGCGGGAGCGCTGCACCGGGAGCGGGCGATATGGCCGCCGCCGCTCCGCATCCGGCCCGTGAAGATCTTCGACCGCAGGGGCTACGGGCGCATCAGCGACATCGTGGCCGGCCTGCGGTGGTGTCTCGAGCAGGGCTGCGAGATCGTGAACCTGAGCTTCGGCACCGACCGCCGCTGCAGCGAGCAGCTGGCGGAGACGATCCGGCTTCTGGAACGCCACGGCACCCTGCTGGTGGGGGCGGCCGGCAACGACGGCCGGGGCGGCGGCGTCGACTACCCGGGAAGCTACCCCGAGGTGCTGGCGGTGGCCGCCTGCAACCGCCGGGACCGGCTGGCCCGCTTCTCCAGCCGGGGACCCGAGGTCGACCTGGTGGCGCCGGGGGCCGGGCTCTTTTCCCTCCTGCCGGGCGGGTCCTTCGGCTATATGAGCGGGACCTCGATGGCGGCGCCCCACGTCACCGCCGCCGCGGCGCTGCTGCTCCAGGTGCGCCCCGGCCTGCGGCCGGCAGCGATCCGGGAGCACCTGAAGGCGACCGCCGAGTGGCTGCCGGAGATTCCGATTTCGGCGCAGGGGGCCGGCCTGCTGCGGGTCGACCGACTCCTGCGCGCTGAGGTGTAA